Proteins encoded within one genomic window of Amycolatopsis sp. 2-15:
- a CDS encoding NADH-quinone oxidoreductase subunit G, whose translation MTIAPDKPATQETPVPEGHVKLTIDGEEVIAPKGELLIRTAERLGTVIPRFCDHPLLDPAGACRQCLVEVEMGGRPMPKPQASCTMTVADGMVVKTQLTSPVADKAQQGVMELLLINHPLDCPICDKGGECPLQNQALAHGRTESRFVDTKRTFPKPLPISTQVLLDRERCVLCQRCTRFSAQVAGDPFIELLERGAHQQIGTAETADVLDLASRTTSGQPFQSYFSGNVIQICPVGALTSAAYRFRSRPFDLVSAPGVCEHCSSGCAERTDFRRGKVQRKLAGDDPEVNEEWLCDKGRFGFRYVQADDRIRRPLVRNEVGVLEESSWTDALRAAAEGLTKARDGKGVGVLTGGRLTVEDAYAYSKFARLALRTNDIDFRARAHSAEELAFLTSNVLATTPETGVTFGEIERARTVLCVAFEPEDEAPIVFLRLRKAARKNRTRVVHLGQWTTSSVRKTFGELLACVPGGEAAAVDGITQHAPDLDSALSAEGAVVLVGERAAEIPGLFDSLSELVRRTGARLAWIPRRAGERGALAAGCVPTLLPGGYNVTDADARAEVEKHWGTMLPAEEGRDTTGILEAASGGDLDGLVVGGLDPNDLPDPDLARRALDNAGFVVSLELRTSEVTERADVVLPIAPSVEKAGSYLNWEGRRRDFDITVEGTGALGDGRVLDTLAVEMDVDLFTQTPAAAAGDFAKLGTHPNVAFGALSAPNATLGALNATNATLGRSVPVPGEGQAVLSTWRQLIDNGSLQDDEPHLKGTQRKPVARLSAKTAEGLGAAVRVSTERGSITLPVEVADLPDGVVWLPGNSDGSAVRAALAAGHGALVQISGGEQ comes from the coding sequence ATGACGATCGCCCCCGACAAGCCGGCCACGCAGGAGACTCCCGTCCCTGAGGGTCACGTGAAGTTGACCATCGACGGTGAAGAGGTCATCGCGCCCAAGGGTGAGCTGCTGATCCGCACTGCCGAGCGGCTCGGCACGGTCATCCCGCGCTTCTGCGACCACCCGCTGCTCGACCCGGCCGGCGCCTGCCGCCAGTGCCTCGTCGAGGTGGAGATGGGCGGCCGGCCGATGCCGAAGCCGCAGGCCTCCTGCACGATGACGGTCGCCGACGGCATGGTCGTGAAGACGCAGCTCACCTCGCCCGTCGCCGACAAGGCGCAGCAGGGCGTGATGGAGCTGCTGCTCATCAATCACCCGCTCGACTGCCCGATCTGCGACAAGGGCGGTGAGTGCCCGCTGCAGAACCAGGCGCTGGCGCACGGCCGCACGGAGTCGCGGTTCGTGGACACCAAGCGCACGTTCCCGAAGCCGCTGCCGATCTCCACGCAGGTGCTGCTGGACCGCGAGCGCTGCGTCCTCTGCCAGCGCTGCACGCGCTTCTCCGCGCAGGTGGCGGGCGACCCGTTCATCGAGCTCCTCGAACGCGGCGCCCACCAGCAGATCGGCACCGCCGAGACGGCCGACGTACTGGACCTGGCCTCGCGCACCACGTCGGGCCAGCCGTTCCAGTCGTACTTCTCCGGCAACGTCATCCAGATCTGCCCGGTCGGCGCGCTCACGAGTGCCGCGTACCGGTTCCGGTCGCGGCCGTTCGACCTGGTGTCCGCGCCGGGTGTGTGCGAGCACTGCTCCTCGGGCTGCGCGGAGCGCACCGACTTCCGCCGTGGCAAGGTGCAGCGCAAGCTCGCCGGCGACGACCCCGAGGTCAACGAAGAGTGGCTCTGCGACAAGGGCCGGTTCGGGTTCCGCTACGTGCAGGCCGACGACCGCATCCGCCGCCCGCTGGTCCGCAACGAGGTCGGCGTGCTGGAGGAGTCCTCCTGGACCGACGCGCTGCGTGCCGCGGCCGAGGGTCTCACCAAGGCCCGGGACGGCAAGGGCGTCGGGGTGCTCACCGGCGGCCGGCTGACCGTCGAGGACGCCTACGCGTACTCGAAGTTCGCGCGCCTTGCCTTGCGCACCAACGACATCGACTTCCGCGCCCGCGCGCACTCGGCCGAGGAGCTGGCGTTCCTCACGTCGAACGTGCTGGCCACCACGCCGGAGACCGGCGTGACCTTCGGTGAGATCGAGCGGGCCCGCACGGTCCTGTGCGTGGCCTTCGAACCGGAGGACGAGGCGCCGATCGTGTTCCTGCGGCTGCGCAAGGCGGCCCGCAAGAACCGCACCCGCGTCGTCCACTTGGGACAGTGGACCACCTCGTCGGTGCGCAAGACCTTCGGTGAGCTGCTGGCCTGCGTGCCGGGTGGCGAAGCCGCCGCGGTCGACGGCATCACGCAGCACGCGCCGGACCTCGACTCCGCGCTGAGTGCCGAGGGCGCCGTGGTTCTGGTCGGTGAACGTGCTGCCGAGATCCCGGGCCTGTTCGACTCGCTGAGTGAGCTGGTCCGCCGCACGGGAGCCCGGCTCGCGTGGATCCCGCGTCGCGCGGGTGAGCGGGGCGCGCTGGCCGCCGGCTGCGTGCCGACGCTGCTGCCGGGTGGCTACAACGTGACCGACGCCGACGCTCGCGCCGAGGTCGAAAAGCATTGGGGCACCATGCTTCCCGCCGAAGAGGGCCGTGACACCACGGGCATCCTGGAAGCCGCTTCCGGTGGCGACCTCGATGGCTTGGTCGTCGGCGGCCTCGACCCCAACGACCTGCCCGACCCGGATCTGGCCCGCCGCGCGCTCGACAACGCGGGCTTCGTGGTGAGCCTGGAGCTGCGGACGAGCGAGGTCACCGAACGGGCCGACGTGGTCCTCCCGATCGCGCCGTCGGTCGAGAAAGCGGGCAGCTACCTCAACTGGGAGGGCCGCCGCCGCGACTTCGACATCACGGTCGAAGGTACCGGCGCACTCGGCGACGGCCGGGTGCTCGACACTCTCGCCGTCGAGATGGACGTGGACCTGTTCACGCAGACCCCCGCCGCCGCGGCCGGTGACTTCGCCAAGCTCGGCACGCACCCCAATGTGGCGTTCGGTGCGTTGAGCGCACCGAACGCCACATTGGGTGCGCTCAACGCAACCAACGCCACATTGGGGCGGTCGGTGCCGGTGCCGGGGGAGGGCCAGGCCGTGCTTTCCACCTGGCGGCAGCTGATCGACAACGGCTCGCTGCAGGACGACGAACCGCACCTCAAGGGCACGCAGCGCAAGCCCGTGGCCCGGCTCTCGGCGAAGACCGCCGAAGGCCTCGGCGCCGCGGTTCGCGTGTCCACCGAGCGCGGCTCGATCACGCTGCCCGTCGAGGTCGCCGACCTGCCCGACGGGGTCGTGTGGCTCCCGGGCAACTCCGACGGCTCCGCCGTCCGCGCCGCACTGGCCGCGGGCCACGGCGCGCTGGTGCAGATCTCCGGAGGTGAACAGTGA
- the nuoF gene encoding NADH-quinone oxidoreductase subunit NuoF produces the protein MPDPITPVLTKRWLSPNSWRIETYEQLEGYTAARKALAGTPEQLVQVVKDSGLRGRGGAGFPAGVKWSFMPPNFDKPHYLVINADEGEPGTCKDIPLMMADPHSLIEGCIIASYAMRSNHCFIYVRGEALHCIRRLNAAAREAYAKGYLGKNIFGTGFDLELTVHAGAGAYICGEETALLDSLEGRRGQPRLKPPFPAAAGLYAAPTTVNNVETIASAPFIINAGSDWFREMGREKSPGPKIYSISGHVEKPGQYECPLGTTLRELLELAGGMKDGIPLKFWTPGGSSTPMFTAEHLDVPLDFEGAAEAGSMLGTTAVQVFNETVSVPWAVMKWTEFYEHESCGKCTPCREGTYWLAQILERMVEGHGTAEDIDTLLDVCDNILGRSFCALGDGAVSPIQSGIKYFRQEFLDLCEKNKAAQPELVGAQA, from the coding sequence ATGCCCGATCCCATTACTCCGGTCCTCACGAAGCGCTGGCTGTCGCCGAACTCCTGGCGCATCGAAACCTACGAGCAGCTCGAGGGCTACACCGCCGCGCGCAAGGCGCTCGCGGGCACGCCCGAGCAGCTGGTGCAGGTCGTCAAGGACTCCGGCCTGCGCGGCCGCGGCGGCGCGGGGTTCCCGGCCGGCGTGAAGTGGTCGTTCATGCCGCCGAACTTCGACAAGCCGCACTACCTGGTGATCAACGCCGACGAGGGCGAGCCGGGCACATGCAAGGACATCCCGCTGATGATGGCCGACCCGCACTCGCTCATCGAGGGCTGCATCATCGCCTCGTACGCGATGCGGTCGAACCACTGCTTCATCTACGTGCGCGGTGAGGCCCTGCACTGCATCCGCCGGCTCAACGCGGCCGCGCGCGAGGCGTACGCCAAGGGCTACCTCGGCAAGAACATCTTCGGCACCGGTTTCGACCTCGAGCTGACCGTGCACGCCGGCGCCGGCGCGTACATCTGCGGCGAAGAGACCGCGCTGCTCGACTCGCTCGAAGGCCGCCGCGGCCAGCCCCGCCTCAAGCCGCCGTTCCCCGCGGCCGCCGGCCTCTACGCCGCGCCGACCACGGTGAACAACGTCGAGACCATCGCGAGCGCGCCGTTCATCATCAACGCGGGTTCCGACTGGTTCCGCGAGATGGGCCGCGAGAAGTCGCCCGGCCCGAAGATCTACTCGATCTCCGGCCACGTCGAGAAGCCCGGCCAGTACGAGTGCCCGCTCGGCACCACGCTGCGCGAGCTGCTGGAGCTCGCCGGCGGCATGAAGGACGGCATCCCGCTGAAGTTCTGGACGCCGGGTGGCTCGTCCACGCCGATGTTCACGGCCGAGCACCTCGACGTGCCGCTCGACTTCGAGGGTGCGGCCGAGGCCGGCTCGATGCTCGGCACCACCGCGGTGCAGGTTTTCAACGAGACCGTGTCCGTGCCGTGGGCCGTGATGAAGTGGACCGAGTTCTACGAGCACGAGTCCTGCGGCAAGTGCACGCCGTGCCGCGAAGGCACGTACTGGCTCGCGCAGATCCTGGAGCGCATGGTCGAGGGCCACGGCACCGCCGAGGACATCGACACGCTGCTGGACGTCTGCGACAACATCCTCGGCCGCTCGTTCTGCGCCCTGGGTGACGGCGCGGTGTCGCCGATCCAGAGCGGGATCAAGTACTTCCGCCAGGAGTTCCTGGACCTGTGCGAGAAGAACAAGGCCGCCCAGCCCGAATTGGTGGGAGCTCAGGCATGA
- the nuoE gene encoding NADH-quinone oxidoreductase subunit NuoE, whose protein sequence is MTYSTAVPEPGPHGAKTTHMAAGPDTDVVGIAPDPAAAEGILADNPPVDPFEEDTHTRAKEIIARYPVARSALLPMLHLVQSVQGYVSQEGISFCARHLDLSDAEVSAVATFYTMYKRRPCGEHLVSVCTNTLCAAMGGEAIYKKLQTHLGSEDAPLGQEETAGTPNEPGSITLEHAECLAACDLAPVIQVNYEYFDNQTPEKAVALVDALQAGKKPAPTRGAPLTNFKGAELQLAGFFPEDELTYRGDVDGPSQAVETLRGAQIAADRGWTAPATQDVPLPELEKK, encoded by the coding sequence ATGACGTACTCGACGGCAGTTCCGGAGCCGGGGCCGCACGGCGCGAAGACGACGCACATGGCGGCAGGCCCCGACACCGACGTGGTCGGCATCGCGCCCGACCCGGCCGCGGCCGAGGGCATCCTGGCCGACAACCCGCCGGTGGACCCGTTCGAAGAGGACACGCACACGCGGGCGAAGGAGATCATCGCCCGCTACCCGGTGGCGCGCTCGGCGCTGCTGCCGATGCTGCACCTCGTGCAGTCGGTGCAGGGGTACGTGAGCCAGGAGGGAATTTCCTTCTGCGCCAGGCACCTCGACCTCTCCGACGCCGAGGTCAGCGCGGTCGCGACGTTCTACACCATGTACAAGCGCCGCCCCTGCGGTGAGCACCTGGTGAGCGTCTGCACCAACACGCTGTGCGCGGCGATGGGCGGCGAGGCCATCTACAAGAAGCTCCAGACGCATCTCGGTTCCGAGGACGCGCCGCTGGGCCAGGAGGAGACGGCGGGCACGCCGAACGAGCCGGGCTCGATCACGCTGGAGCACGCCGAGTGCCTCGCGGCCTGCGACCTCGCGCCGGTCATCCAGGTCAACTACGAGTACTTCGACAACCAGACGCCGGAGAAGGCGGTGGCGCTGGTCGACGCGCTGCAGGCGGGCAAGAAGCCGGCCCCCACTCGCGGCGCGCCGCTGACGAACTTCAAGGGCGCGGAGCTGCAGCTGGCCGGGTTCTTCCCGGAGGACGAGCTCACCTATCGCGGGGACGTCGACGGGCCGTCGCAGGCCGTCGAAACCCTGCGCGGCGCCCAGATCGCGGCCGACCGCGGCTGGACGGCGCCCGCGACGCAGGATGTTCCGCTGCCTGAGTTGGAGAAGAAGTAA
- a CDS encoding NADH-quinone oxidoreductase subunit D, whose translation MSEINTAPEADEEAFGYADSRDTTEGRVYTVSGGDWDDVVSDAQHDERMVINMGPQHPSTHGVLRLVLEMEGETVTQLRSVIGYLHTGIEKNCEYRTWTQGVTFVTRMDYLAPLSTEMTYCLGVEKLLGIKAPPRAELLRVMLLEINRIGSHLVYIATGGMELGATTAMTLGFREREEVLHLLEHLTGLRMNHAFIRPGGLAQDMPADFEEKVTAFCKVMDSRLPLYDKLFTGQPIWRNRLKGVGVLPVDACLALGVTGPILRSAGLPWDLRKTEPYSRYDEIEFDVPTSTDADCWARYLIRVEEMHQSLRIIKQVLKMLEPGPVMVEDKKVAWPAQLSIGSDGMGNSLEHVKKIMGQSMESLIHHFKLVTEGFHVPAGQVYSPVESPRGELGAHLVSDGGTRPLRVHVREPSFVNLQSMPAMAEGGLVADVIAAVASIDPVMGGVDR comes from the coding sequence ATGTCCGAGATCAACACCGCTCCCGAAGCCGACGAAGAAGCCTTCGGTTACGCCGATTCACGCGACACCACCGAAGGCCGCGTCTACACGGTCTCCGGCGGCGACTGGGACGACGTCGTCTCCGACGCGCAGCACGACGAACGCATGGTCATCAACATGGGCCCGCAGCACCCGTCGACCCACGGCGTGCTCCGGCTCGTGCTGGAGATGGAAGGCGAGACCGTCACGCAGCTGCGGTCGGTCATCGGCTACCTCCACACCGGCATCGAGAAGAACTGCGAATACCGCACCTGGACCCAGGGCGTCACGTTCGTGACGCGCATGGACTACCTCGCGCCGCTGTCCACGGAGATGACCTACTGCCTCGGCGTGGAGAAGCTGCTGGGCATCAAAGCCCCGCCGCGCGCGGAGCTGCTGCGTGTGATGCTGCTGGAGATCAACCGCATCGGCTCGCACCTGGTCTACATCGCCACCGGCGGCATGGAGCTCGGCGCCACCACGGCGATGACGCTCGGCTTCCGCGAGCGCGAAGAGGTGCTGCACCTGCTGGAGCACCTGACCGGCCTGCGCATGAACCACGCGTTCATCCGCCCCGGCGGTCTCGCGCAGGACATGCCGGCCGACTTCGAGGAGAAGGTCACCGCGTTCTGCAAGGTGATGGACAGCCGTCTTCCCTTGTACGACAAGCTCTTCACCGGTCAGCCGATCTGGCGCAACCGGCTCAAGGGTGTGGGTGTCCTGCCGGTCGACGCGTGCCTCGCGCTCGGCGTCACCGGCCCGATCCTGCGTTCGGCCGGCCTGCCGTGGGACCTGCGCAAGACCGAGCCCTACTCGCGCTACGACGAGATCGAGTTCGACGTCCCCACGTCGACCGACGCCGACTGCTGGGCGCGCTACCTCATCCGCGTCGAGGAGATGCACCAGAGCCTGCGCATCATCAAGCAGGTTCTGAAGATGCTCGAGCCGGGCCCGGTCATGGTGGAGGACAAGAAGGTCGCGTGGCCCGCGCAGCTCTCGATCGGCAGCGACGGCATGGGCAACTCGCTCGAGCACGTCAAGAAGATCATGGGCCAGTCGATGGAATCGCTGATCCACCACTTCAAGCTCGTCACCGAGGGCTTCCACGTGCCGGCGGGTCAGGTGTACTCGCCGGTCGAGTCGCCGCGCGGTGAGCTCGGGGCGCACCTGGTGTCCGACGGTGGCACCCGGCCGCTGCGCGTGCACGTGCGGGAACCGAGTTTCGTGAACCTGCAGTCGATGCCCGCGATGGCCGAGGGCGGGCTGGTGGCCGACGTGATCGCCGCGGTCGCGTCGATCGACCCGGTGATGGGGGGAGTGGACCGATGA
- a CDS encoding NADH-quinone oxidoreductase subunit C, producing MSPVADNPETPETPQQPEPGGEQSSAERPEAGLEPQGTTPAAPAEPVVAGRARTGMFGVTGSGDTSGYGGVRLPAYSPPPAERPYGGWFDEFADEFYAALADNKVPAAAILQTTVHRDEITFYVDREHLVEIARVLRDDAGLRFELLSSVSGVDYGVDVPQRLHSVYHFTSMTYRRRIRVEVTLDVDDAHVPSLVGLYPTADWQERETWDMFGIVYDGHPALTRILMPDDWDGHPQRKDYPLGGIPVEYKGAEIPPPDQRRSYS from the coding sequence GTGAGCCCGGTGGCCGACAACCCCGAAACCCCAGAAACCCCGCAGCAGCCCGAGCCGGGTGGCGAGCAGTCCAGCGCCGAACGGCCCGAAGCCGGCCTCGAGCCGCAGGGCACGACCCCCGCGGCTCCTGCGGAACCCGTTGTGGCCGGCCGCGCCCGCACGGGCATGTTCGGCGTCACCGGCAGCGGTGACACCTCCGGTTACGGCGGTGTGCGCCTGCCCGCCTACAGCCCGCCCCCGGCGGAGCGCCCGTACGGCGGCTGGTTCGACGAGTTCGCCGACGAGTTCTACGCGGCCTTGGCGGACAACAAGGTTCCGGCCGCGGCGATCCTGCAGACCACGGTCCACCGCGACGAAATCACCTTCTACGTCGACCGCGAGCACCTCGTGGAGATCGCGCGCGTGCTGCGCGACGACGCGGGCCTGCGCTTCGAGCTGCTGAGCTCGGTGTCCGGCGTGGACTACGGCGTGGACGTGCCGCAGCGCCTGCACTCCGTGTACCACTTCACGTCGATGACCTACCGGCGCCGCATCCGCGTCGAGGTCACCCTCGACGTGGACGACGCGCACGTGCCCTCGCTCGTCGGGCTCTACCCGACGGCCGACTGGCAGGAGCGCGAGACCTGGGACATGTTCGGCATCGTCTACGACGGCCACCCGGCGCTGACCCGCATCCTCATGCCGGACGACTGGGACGGCCACCCCCAGCGCAAGGACTACCCGCTCGGCGGGATCCCGGTCGAATACAAGGGCGCGGAGATCCCGCCGCCGGACCAGCGGAGGTCGTACTCGTGA
- a CDS encoding NuoB/complex I 20 kDa subunit family protein: protein MGLEEKLPNGILLASLEGLVNWARKNSLWPATFGLACCAIEMMTVGGSRYDIARFGMERFSATPRQADLMIVAGRVTQKMAPVLRQIYDQMAEPRWVLAMGVCASSGGMFNNYAVVQGVDHVVPVDMYLPGCPPRPEMLLDAILKLHAKIQDEPINARRAAIRAASGARTELIASSIKYAKK from the coding sequence ATGGGCCTCGAAGAGAAACTCCCCAACGGCATCCTGCTGGCCAGCCTCGAGGGCCTGGTCAACTGGGCGCGCAAGAACTCGCTGTGGCCCGCCACCTTCGGGCTCGCGTGCTGCGCGATCGAGATGATGACGGTCGGCGGTTCCCGCTACGACATCGCGCGCTTCGGCATGGAGCGCTTCTCCGCCACCCCGCGCCAGGCCGACCTGATGATCGTGGCCGGCCGCGTGACGCAGAAGATGGCGCCCGTCCTGCGCCAGATCTACGACCAGATGGCCGAGCCGCGCTGGGTGCTCGCGATGGGCGTGTGCGCTTCGTCGGGCGGCATGTTCAACAACTACGCCGTGGTGCAGGGCGTCGACCACGTGGTGCCGGTCGACATGTACCTGCCCGGCTGCCCGCCGCGCCCGGAGATGCTGCTCGACGCGATCCTCAAGCTGCACGCCAAGATCCAGGACGAGCCGATCAACGCCCGCCGCGCCGCCATCCGCGCGGCCAGTGGCGCGCGTACCGAGCTGATCGCCTCGTCGATCAAGTACGCGAAGAAGTGA
- a CDS encoding NADH-quinone oxidoreductase subunit A, translating to MLPVLAQADPSGAAAAPGLKVYLPLVLLFVLALGFATLSVLLGPLVGPSRYNKAKLSAYECGIEPSPQPLVGGGRMPVAYYITAMLFILFDIEMVFLYPFAVNANALGVFGLVEIVLFIVTVGFAYAYVWRRGGLDWN from the coding sequence ATGTTGCCCGTGCTGGCGCAGGCCGACCCCAGTGGAGCTGCGGCCGCGCCTGGCCTGAAGGTGTACCTGCCGCTCGTCCTGTTGTTCGTGCTGGCGCTCGGTTTCGCCACGTTGTCCGTGTTGCTGGGCCCGCTCGTCGGCCCCAGCCGCTACAACAAGGCGAAGCTCTCGGCCTACGAATGCGGGATCGAGCCTTCGCCGCAGCCGCTCGTCGGCGGCGGCCGGATGCCGGTGGCGTACTACATCACGGCGATGCTCTTCATCCTGTTCGACATCGAGATGGTGTTCCTCTACCCGTTCGCCGTGAACGCGAACGCGCTCGGTGTGTTCGGCCTGGTGGAGATCGTGCTGTTCATCGTTACGGTCGGGTTCGCGTACGCCTACGTGTGGCGGCGCGGCGGCCTGGATTGGAACTGA
- a CDS encoding geranylgeranyl reductase family protein — MTISRRSPDHDAEVIVVGAGPAGSTAATYLARAGVDVLLLEKTEFPREKVCGDGLTPRGVKQLIDLGIDTSEENGWVRNRGLRILTGDLTLELDWPDLTSYPPYGVARTRQDFDDLLAKTAVKAGARLYERTTVTNAITSPSGRVIGVEAKVGPEKTPVSYRAPLVLACDGVSARLALSVGIEKNEKRPMGVAVRRYYKSPRHDDPFIEGHLELWDRSDPRNPKLLPGYGWAFPLGDGTVNVGLGMLSTSASFRNTDYRALLRQWLDGTPEEWGYREENAIGKVGGAGLPMGFNRTPHYRDGLLLLGDAGGMVSPFNGEGISAAMESAQLASEFVVQALARPEGPSRERALQGYPRAVGELMGGYYRLGNVFAKLIGNPKVMHVCTKYGLRINKILPLVYKGLSGCYDAKGGDGVDRLIAALARATPSPR, encoded by the coding sequence ATGACGATCTCCCGCCGCAGCCCGGACCACGACGCCGAAGTGATCGTGGTCGGCGCCGGACCGGCCGGTTCCACCGCGGCCACGTACCTCGCGCGCGCGGGGGTCGACGTGCTGTTGCTGGAGAAGACCGAGTTCCCGCGCGAGAAGGTCTGCGGCGACGGCCTCACGCCGCGCGGCGTGAAGCAGCTGATCGACCTCGGGATCGACACGAGCGAGGAGAACGGCTGGGTCCGCAACCGCGGCCTGCGCATCCTCACCGGCGACCTCACGCTGGAGCTCGACTGGCCGGACCTCACCAGCTACCCGCCCTACGGCGTCGCCCGCACGCGCCAGGACTTCGACGACCTGCTGGCCAAGACCGCGGTCAAGGCCGGCGCGCGCCTGTACGAACGCACCACCGTCACCAACGCCATCACCAGCCCGTCCGGCCGCGTGATCGGCGTCGAGGCGAAGGTCGGCCCCGAGAAGACGCCGGTGAGCTACCGCGCGCCGCTCGTGCTGGCGTGTGACGGGGTGTCCGCGCGGCTCGCGTTGAGCGTCGGCATCGAGAAGAACGAGAAGCGCCCCATGGGCGTCGCCGTGCGCCGGTACTACAAGAGCCCGCGCCACGACGACCCGTTCATCGAGGGCCACCTCGAGCTGTGGGACCGCTCGGACCCGCGAAACCCCAAGCTCCTGCCGGGTTACGGCTGGGCCTTCCCGCTCGGTGACGGCACCGTGAATGTCGGGCTCGGCATGCTGTCCACGTCCGCCTCCTTCCGCAACACCGACTACCGCGCGCTCCTGCGCCAGTGGCTCGACGGCACGCCCGAGGAATGGGGCTACCGCGAGGAGAACGCCATCGGCAAGGTCGGCGGCGCCGGACTTCCCATGGGCTTCAACCGCACCCCGCACTACCGCGACGGCCTCCTGCTGCTCGGCGACGCCGGCGGCATGGTCAGCCCGTTCAACGGCGAAGGCATCTCCGCGGCGATGGAGTCCGCGCAGCTCGCGTCGGAGTTCGTCGTGCAGGCGCTGGCCCGCCCCGAAGGCCCTTCGCGTGAGCGCGCGCTGCAGGGCTACCCGCGCGCTGTCGGCGAGCTGATGGGCGGCTACTACCGCCTCGGCAACGTCTTCGCGAAGCTCATCGGCAACCCCAAGGTCATGCACGTGTGCACCAAGTACGGTCTGCGGATCAACAAGATCCTTCCGTTGGTGTACAAGGGACTTTCCGGCTGCTACGACGCCAAGGGCGGCGACGGCGTCGACCGCCTCATCGCGGCCCTCGCCCGCGCCACGCCCAGCCCCCGCTGA
- a CDS encoding demethylmenaquinone methyltransferase, producing MPRASLDKDPHEVAAMFDGVASGYDRANSFMTFGFDRRWRTTTARVLDAKPGEKVLDLAAGTGVSTVEYARSGAYCVAADFSLGMLRAGLRRKLPMVAADALHLPFADDSFDAVTISLALRNFVDTKAALTEILRVVKPGGRLVICEVSTPTFAPIRFIYRRFILNLLTWVGSRSSTNPEAYSYLAESMLAWPDQRALGEIIASAGWTEVEWLNLTFGVVAIHRAKKPSVDS from the coding sequence ATGCCCCGCGCCAGTCTGGACAAGGATCCGCACGAAGTCGCCGCGATGTTCGACGGCGTGGCGTCCGGTTATGACCGGGCGAACTCGTTCATGACGTTCGGGTTCGACCGGCGGTGGAGGACCACCACGGCGCGGGTGCTGGACGCCAAGCCGGGGGAGAAGGTGCTCGACCTGGCGGCCGGCACCGGCGTCTCCACGGTCGAGTACGCCCGCAGCGGCGCCTACTGCGTCGCGGCCGACTTCTCGCTCGGCATGCTGCGCGCGGGCCTGCGGCGGAAGCTTCCGATGGTCGCGGCCGACGCGTTGCACCTGCCGTTCGCGGACGACTCGTTCGACGCCGTCACGATCTCCCTCGCGCTGAGGAACTTCGTCGACACCAAAGCCGCCCTCACCGAAATACTGCGTGTCGTCAAGCCAGGTGGACGGCTGGTCATCTGCGAGGTGTCGACGCCCACGTTCGCGCCCATCCGGTTCATCTACCGGCGCTTCATCCTCAACCTGCTCACGTGGGTCGGGAGCCGCTCGTCGACGAACCCCGAGGCCTACTCCTACCTGGCCGAATCCATGCTCGCGTGGCCCGACCAGCGGGCGCTCGGCGAGATCATCGCGAGCGCGGGCTGGACCGAGGTCGAGTGGCTGAACCTCACATTCGGCGTCGTCGCCATTCACCGCGCGAAGAAGCCCTCCGTAGACTCGTAA